The following are encoded together in the Plectropomus leopardus isolate mb unplaced genomic scaffold, YSFRI_Pleo_2.0 unplaced_scaffold425, whole genome shotgun sequence genome:
- the LOC121939170 gene encoding integrator complex subunit 9-like, with the protein MKLYCLSGHPTLPCNVLKFKSTTIMLDCGLDTTSVLNFLPLPLVHSPRLSKLSGWVSKDGSINLEKELKECAGRVFVDSQPEFCLPERELLDLSTIDVILISNYHCMMALPYITEHTGFTGTVYATEPTLQIGRLLMEELVNFMERVPKAQSATCWKNKEIQRMLPVPLKDAVDVWTWKRSYSMQEVNSALSKVQLVGYSQKVELFGAVQISPLSSGYSLGSSNWIIQSHHEKVSYVSGSSLLTTHPQ; encoded by the exons TATTGTCTCTCTGGTCATCCGACGTTGCCCTGCAATGTCCTCAAGTTCAAATCCACCACCATCATGCTGGACTGTGGGCTGGACACCACCTCCGTCCTCAACTTCCTGCCCCTTCCTCTCGTGCACAG tcCACGACTCTCCAAACTGTCTGGCTGGGTCTCTAAGGACGGATCAATAAACTTGGAGAAG GAGCTGAAGGAGTGTGCAGGACGAGTGTTTGTGGACTCGCAGCCAGAGTTTTGTCTCCCTGAG AGAGAACTGCTGGATCTGTCCACCATCGATGTCATCCTCATCTCAAACTACCACTGTATGATGGCGCTGCCGTACATCACCGAACACACCGGCTTCACGGGGACCGTGTACGCCACCGAGCCCACCCTGCAGATCGGCAG acTGTTGATGGAGGAACTGGTGAACTTCATGGAGAGAGTTCCCAAAGCGCAGTCTGCCACCtgctggaaaaataaagaaatacaaag GATGCTGCCTGTGCCGCTGAAGGACGCGGTGGACGTGTGGACGTGGAAACGAAGCTACAGCATGCAGGAGGTCAACTCTGCTCTCAGCAAAGTGCAGCTCGTCGGTTATTCACAGAAAGTg GAGTTGTTTGGAGCGGTGCAGATCTCCCCGCTGAGCTCCGGTTATTCTCTGGGAAGCTCCAACTGGATCATTCAGTCTCATCACGAGAAAGTTTCCTACGTGTCGGGTTCATCCCTCCTCACCACACATCCACAG